From the genome of Thiohalorhabdus sp. Cl-TMA, one region includes:
- a CDS encoding methyl-accepting chemotaxis protein, translating to MGVLQQSGGTASQELPTSRENADRAARELNTLFREGLPYFDTGYLKEPIHQLRQAFQRRSEVRHWVDNGRHPEKVFAFYSDLNANALHILRQVAGRIDEAALARQLRSLYGVIGLQEQAAKARGKLTEAFAAGETTPSQFLAIRGFARAQDRYRETFSLNATSGQRDFLERNLQADAVERVRQIREDFLNTSKEVGSGPEADAWFRLASQRIKRIQEVADHVASELAAQADRRVAAAQLALWGYSGFAGLIVLATIGLVAAVGRSIVRPLQDAAGMTQRITQSERWDLSLRIEANGRDEVAQLGQAFNTFLDALQEVVATLDDKTHDLTRGRSNLTAGAEAIAGGANEAREQVQQMTTSAEEVNGVVQEVAGNITGVSESATETAQTTRQGKQAVDEAANKIRALREASGRADEILNSIQTVAKKTDLLALNAAIEAANAGDQGKGFAVVADEVRQLAEQTRQATGQVGNIVGEVQGHSKESEEAMNQVLERMDAILERVSEIDRSADQIAASAEELAATMGETTDNMQVISNHTDQVADQVAAIQGTATEIGALADELQAVTTRFRPKEGPQPAHS from the coding sequence GTGGGTGTTCTCCAGCAATCGGGAGGCACGGCTTCCCAGGAGCTCCCCACTTCCCGGGAAAACGCCGATCGCGCCGCCCGCGAGCTGAACACCCTCTTTCGCGAGGGACTTCCCTATTTCGACACCGGTTACTTGAAGGAGCCCATCCACCAACTGCGGCAGGCATTCCAACGCCGCAGCGAGGTCCGCCATTGGGTGGATAACGGGCGCCACCCCGAAAAAGTGTTTGCCTTTTATTCCGACCTAAACGCCAATGCCCTGCACATTTTGCGACAGGTAGCAGGCAGGATCGACGAGGCCGCCTTGGCCCGGCAGCTACGCTCCCTATACGGGGTGATCGGCCTGCAGGAACAGGCGGCAAAGGCCCGCGGCAAGCTTACCGAGGCCTTCGCGGCGGGAGAGACCACCCCGAGTCAATTCCTCGCCATCCGCGGCTTCGCCCGAGCCCAGGACCGTTACCGGGAAACCTTTTCCCTGAATGCCACTTCGGGCCAACGGGACTTTCTGGAGCGCAACCTACAGGCCGACGCAGTGGAGCGGGTCCGCCAGATTCGAGAAGATTTCCTAAACACTTCCAAGGAGGTGGGCTCGGGACCGGAGGCCGATGCCTGGTTCCGCCTTGCCTCGCAGCGCATCAAGCGGATCCAGGAAGTGGCGGACCATGTGGCCTCTGAGCTGGCCGCCCAGGCCGACCGGCGGGTAGCCGCGGCCCAGCTGGCCCTTTGGGGGTATTCCGGGTTCGCGGGATTAATCGTGCTGGCGACCATCGGTCTGGTGGCCGCCGTTGGGCGCAGTATCGTGCGTCCCCTGCAGGATGCGGCGGGAATGACGCAGCGCATCACCCAGTCGGAGCGCTGGGACCTGTCTCTCCGCATCGAAGCCAATGGCCGCGACGAGGTCGCCCAACTGGGGCAGGCGTTCAACACCTTCCTGGATGCCCTCCAGGAGGTGGTGGCCACATTGGATGACAAGACCCATGACCTTACTCGCGGGCGCTCGAATCTGACCGCAGGAGCCGAGGCCATCGCGGGGGGCGCCAACGAGGCCCGGGAACAGGTGCAGCAAATGACCACCTCGGCCGAGGAGGTCAACGGCGTTGTCCAAGAGGTGGCCGGCAACATAACGGGTGTATCGGAATCGGCCACCGAAACCGCCCAGACCACCCGGCAGGGCAAGCAGGCAGTGGATGAGGCCGCGAACAAGATCCGGGCACTCAGGGAAGCCAGCGGTCGCGCTGATGAGATCCTCAACTCCATCCAGACCGTGGCCAAGAAGACCGACTTGCTGGCGCTCAATGCCGCCATCGAGGCCGCAAATGCCGGTGATCAGGGCAAGGGCTTCGCGGTGGTCGCCGACGAGGTCCGGCAGCTGGCCGAGCAAACCCGTCAGGCCACCGGCCAGGTCGGAAACATTGTCGGCGAGGTCCAGGGGCATTCGAAAGAGTCCGAGGAGGCAATGAACCAGGTCCTGGAGCGCATGGATGCCATTCTTGAGCGCGTCAGCGAGATCGATCGCTCCGCCGACCAGATTGCCGCAAGCGCGGAGGAGCTGGCCGCCACCATGGGCGAGACCACGGACAACATGCAGGTCATCAGCAACCACACCGACCAGGTGGCCGACCAGGTGGCCGCCATCCAGGGCACGGCCACGGAGATCGGTGCGCTCGCCGATGAGCTACAGGCCGTTACGACCCGCTTTCGGCCGAAGGAGGGGCCCCAGCCAGCCCATTCTTAG
- a CDS encoding TetR/AcrR family transcriptional regulator: MGRPSTAREDLVTTAANELWQGSYGSVSVGSLCSSAEVKRGSFYYFFDSKDDLVLAALEHSWKRMQGRFERILGDETIPPLQRLSHFFHALADVHEQYRRESGHVPGCPFGNLSVELGSIHDPIRERVSDIFGRIVGYLAELLHAARDAGELEANSSEIERRSEQIFVCLQGAQVLAKTHSDPEVIRRMAPVAVAIATGF; encoded by the coding sequence ATGGGCCGCCCCAGCACCGCAAGAGAGGATTTGGTCACTACGGCCGCCAACGAGCTTTGGCAGGGTAGCTACGGTTCGGTGAGTGTTGGGTCCTTGTGCTCGTCCGCCGAGGTCAAGCGGGGCAGCTTTTACTACTTCTTCGACTCCAAAGACGACCTAGTCTTGGCAGCGTTGGAGCACTCCTGGAAGCGAATGCAAGGTCGGTTCGAGCGCATTCTCGGTGACGAGACAATTCCTCCCTTGCAGCGCCTATCCCATTTTTTCCATGCCCTGGCGGATGTACACGAGCAATACCGGAGGGAGTCGGGTCACGTCCCGGGGTGCCCATTCGGGAATTTATCGGTGGAGCTCGGTAGTATCCATGATCCGATCCGGGAGCGGGTATCGGATATCTTTGGCAGGATCGTCGGATACTTAGCCGAACTACTGCACGCAGCTAGGGATGCCGGTGAGCTAGAGGCAAATTCTTCCGAGATCGAGCGCCGGTCGGAACAAATCTTCGTATGCTTGCAAGGGGCCCAAGTTCTGGCCAAGACCCATTCCGACCCTGAGGTTATACGCCGCATGGCTCCTGTTGCGGTGGCTATCGCTACAGGCTTTTGA
- a CDS encoding haloacid dehalogenase type II, with protein MPLFVFDLNETLLDLKGLDPAFEAVFGDARKRTEWFGQVVVSTLTLGATGRYRPFNEVGSSALRKLGERHGIAIGAEETARVTEALRRLPPHPEVTDALAELRWEGHHLAVLTNSPTTVMEAQLANAGLDAFFTDRISVEEAGALKPAPLVYRNAAERLGVAPEEMVMVRRARLGSCRCRGCGLPLRLHCPARPGPRGFGACPRYPGPGPPEPYWPHGCPGPPGVAAPYHAASGCAPG; from the coding sequence ATGCCCCTCTTCGTTTTTGACCTCAATGAGACCCTGCTTGACCTGAAAGGGCTCGACCCGGCCTTCGAGGCGGTTTTCGGCGATGCCCGAAAGCGCACGGAATGGTTCGGGCAGGTGGTCGTTTCGACCCTTACCCTTGGTGCAACGGGCCGATACCGCCCTTTCAATGAGGTAGGCAGCTCCGCCCTTCGTAAACTAGGCGAGCGGCATGGCATTGCCATTGGAGCGGAAGAAACTGCCCGGGTGACGGAGGCGCTTCGCCGGCTCCCGCCCCATCCGGAGGTTACCGATGCCCTCGCCGAGCTGCGGTGGGAGGGCCACCATCTGGCCGTGCTGACCAACTCCCCGACCACGGTGATGGAAGCGCAGCTCGCCAATGCGGGCTTGGATGCCTTTTTCACCGACAGGATTTCGGTGGAGGAGGCGGGCGCGCTCAAGCCCGCACCCTTGGTGTATCGGAATGCGGCGGAGCGCTTGGGCGTCGCTCCGGAAGAGATGGTGATGGTGCGCCGCGCACGGTTGGGATCTTGCCGGTGCCGCGGCTGCGGGCTGCCGCTCCGCCTTCATTGCCCGGCCCGGCCAGGTCCCCGAGGATTTGGCGCCTGCCCCCGATATCCAGGCCCCGGACCTCCAGAGCCTTATTGGCCGCATGGATGTCCTGGCCCGCCTGGCGTAGCGGCCCCATACCATGCGGCTTCCGGATGTGCCCCGGGGTGA
- a CDS encoding AraC family transcriptional regulator translates to MDPLSDVLRNLRLRARVILHADFCGHWAVDTSGQYAATFHLVAGGRAWLHREGRKPLALGGGELVVFPHDARHVLSHSPEPPDPFPRNRIGGVEEGAATRLVCGYIEFEHAGVNPVLEALPDMLHLDPARERAGLEGIWQLLMVELERERPGGEAAVDRLADLLFIEVVRIFMEGWTEQVGFWAAVRDPALCRALAAIHGDPGHPWQVEELARKAALSRSAFVDRFRRFLDRTPAQYLTQWRMQLAAERLRNGGESVIAVAESLGYTSEVAFRKAFRREVGCGPGRLRREQAEPLDEEAGGL, encoded by the coding sequence ATCGACCCGCTAAGCGATGTCCTCCGCAACCTTCGGCTCCGGGCCCGGGTCATTCTGCACGCTGATTTCTGTGGTCACTGGGCGGTGGATACCTCGGGGCAATATGCCGCCACCTTCCACCTTGTTGCCGGAGGGCGCGCCTGGCTGCATCGCGAAGGCCGGAAGCCGCTGGCTCTGGGGGGCGGGGAGCTGGTGGTGTTCCCGCACGACGCTCGCCATGTGCTCAGCCACTCGCCAGAGCCCCCAGATCCATTCCCACGCAACCGAATCGGCGGGGTTGAGGAGGGGGCAGCGACCCGGCTGGTATGCGGCTATATCGAGTTTGAGCACGCTGGGGTCAACCCGGTCCTGGAGGCCTTGCCGGACATGCTGCATTTGGATCCTGCAAGGGAGAGGGCGGGACTGGAAGGAATTTGGCAGCTCTTGATGGTGGAGCTGGAGCGGGAGCGTCCGGGTGGCGAGGCCGCGGTCGACCGCTTGGCCGACCTTTTGTTCATTGAAGTTGTTCGGATTTTCATGGAAGGCTGGACAGAGCAGGTCGGTTTTTGGGCCGCGGTGAGGGATCCGGCTCTGTGCCGGGCCCTTGCCGCGATCCATGGGGACCCTGGACACCCCTGGCAGGTGGAGGAGCTGGCGCGAAAAGCGGCACTCAGCCGCTCCGCCTTCGTGGATCGGTTCCGGCGTTTTTTGGACAGAACCCCGGCCCAGTACCTGACGCAATGGCGCATGCAGTTGGCCGCGGAACGCTTGCGGAATGGAGGGGAGTCAGTGATCGCCGTTGCCGAGTCGCTCGGATATACCAGTGAGGTTGCATTCCGCAAGGCCTTTCGCCGTGAGGTGGGGTGCGGGCCCGGACGGTTGCGGCGGGAGCAGGCCGAGCCCCTGGACGAGGAGGCGGGAGGGCTATGA
- a CDS encoding DoxX family protein, which translates to MLGLYSGLDRVGDYLAPLGLRLVLAYEFWESGVMKFMANGAFGPAPGWFAALDYPFPFNVLPDALNWIIAMWAELIGAVLLLLGLATRPAALVLIILDLVAWVSVHAGHGYNVSDNGWKLPLLFLVMLLPLLLKGGGKLSLDYPISTRMNRFWNRRPRHAPSPAGPAANRLE; encoded by the coding sequence ATGCTGGGCCTGTACTCCGGCCTTGACCGGGTTGGTGACTACCTGGCCCCGTTGGGGCTGCGGCTGGTACTGGCCTACGAATTCTGGGAGTCCGGGGTCATGAAGTTCATGGCCAACGGCGCCTTCGGCCCGGCACCCGGATGGTTCGCGGCTCTTGACTATCCCTTCCCGTTCAACGTGCTTCCCGACGCGCTGAACTGGATCATCGCCATGTGGGCGGAGCTGATCGGCGCGGTCTTGCTGCTTCTGGGCCTCGCGACCCGTCCGGCTGCTCTGGTACTGATTATTCTGGATCTCGTAGCGTGGGTCAGCGTCCACGCCGGCCACGGGTACAACGTAAGCGACAATGGCTGGAAGCTGCCCTTGCTGTTCCTGGTCATGTTGCTCCCCTTGCTCCTGAAGGGCGGCGGCAAACTGAGCCTGGATTATCCGATCAGCACCCGGATGAACCGTTTCTGGAATCGGCGGCCCCGCCACGCCCCGTCTCCCGCCGGGCCCGCGGCCAACCGTCTGGAGTAG
- a CDS encoding glycoside hydrolase 100 family protein: MKQAFVTYRGDPIGTLAASDPARGLLNYDQIFVRDFIPVALYFLATGEPALVHRFLERCCQLQAKERSMDCYRPGAGLIPASFKVSDDGTRLVPDYGGQAIARIAPVDSSLWWLYLLRVYTRATGDRELAARTEFQEAIKRVLELCLIGRFDMYPTLLVPDGSFMVDRRLGVYGYPLEVQVLFYMALRSADELLGDCEESLPYREAVRDRLGKLIHYVRTYYWLDLAALNRIYRASTEEYGVAGSNAFNILPASIPDWLPDWLPEEGGYLVGNLGPSRMDFRFFSLGNLLAVISGLANKKQGEAILALVTAKADDLVADMPLKLCFPALEGQDWRTVTGSDPKNIPWSYHNGGSWPVLLWILAAAGLRYGQTALARSALENAAPRLQATQWPEYFDSRRGRLVGKEARLYQTWTIAGSLLADHLLAEPALMDAITFADNITAEDCTF, translated from the coding sequence TTGAAACAGGCGTTCGTTACCTATCGCGGGGACCCGATCGGAACCCTGGCCGCCTCCGATCCCGCGCGTGGGCTTCTCAACTACGATCAGATCTTCGTACGGGATTTCATTCCCGTGGCCTTGTACTTCCTGGCTACCGGGGAGCCGGCCTTGGTTCACCGCTTCCTGGAGCGTTGCTGCCAACTGCAGGCCAAGGAGCGCTCCATGGACTGCTATCGCCCGGGTGCCGGCCTGATTCCCGCCAGCTTCAAGGTAAGCGATGACGGTACCCGACTTGTGCCGGATTATGGAGGCCAGGCCATCGCCCGGATTGCCCCGGTGGATTCCAGCCTTTGGTGGCTCTACCTGCTGCGGGTCTACACCCGCGCAACCGGCGATCGGGAATTGGCGGCCCGGACCGAGTTTCAGGAGGCCATAAAGCGCGTCCTCGAGCTATGCCTGATCGGGCGGTTTGACATGTACCCCACCCTGCTCGTCCCCGATGGATCATTCATGGTGGACCGGCGGCTCGGTGTCTACGGATACCCCCTGGAAGTCCAGGTACTGTTCTATATGGCTCTGCGCTCCGCCGACGAACTGCTCGGTGACTGCGAGGAGAGCTTGCCCTACCGCGAGGCGGTACGGGACCGCCTGGGCAAGCTGATCCATTACGTGCGCACCTATTACTGGCTGGATCTAGCCGCGCTCAACCGCATTTACCGGGCCAGCACCGAGGAATACGGGGTTGCGGGAAGCAACGCCTTCAACATCTTGCCCGCTTCCATCCCCGACTGGCTACCCGACTGGCTGCCGGAGGAGGGCGGCTACCTGGTTGGGAATTTGGGGCCTTCGCGGATGGATTTCCGATTCTTTTCCCTGGGTAACCTGTTGGCCGTGATCTCCGGGCTGGCCAACAAAAAACAAGGAGAGGCCATTCTGGCTCTGGTAACCGCCAAGGCCGACGACCTCGTGGCGGATATGCCACTCAAGCTGTGCTTCCCCGCTCTAGAAGGCCAGGATTGGCGCACCGTCACGGGCAGCGACCCCAAGAACATTCCCTGGTCCTACCACAATGGGGGCAGCTGGCCGGTACTCCTGTGGATCCTGGCCGCCGCGGGGCTACGTTATGGCCAAACGGCGCTGGCCCGCTCCGCCCTGGAAAATGCAGCCCCGCGGCTGCAGGCCACGCAATGGCCGGAATATTTCGACAGTCGACGGGGCCGCCTGGTGGGGAAAGAAGCGCGCCTATATCAGACCTGGACCATCGCCGGGAGCCTGCTGGCTGACCACCTGCTGGCGGAGCCAGCCCTGATGGATGCCATCACCTTCGCCGATAACATTACGGCCGAGGACTGCACCTTCTGA
- a CDS encoding putative bifunctional diguanylate cyclase/phosphodiesterase — translation MSGSQLQSLPALARFPQINPEPVMAVTTDGEIAYANEAAAVLLRGWDAVEGGPLPPAWRQAVSEVMAGEEAVELNAPVADRLFSFRLVPDMETGCLHLYATDDTDAHEARMRLRHLAYYDLLTGLPNRTHLLQYLERTWPHETATSAFALLYLGADRFKNIVSGLGHTQGDRVLSAVAERLSGLFPRGFVARVHGDEFAVVVPDIADMNAARSEAARIQQAFSSPVCSERAPFPISLSVGIVLGWSGRDGAGLLRDSHSAMARAKSTGPGRERVFDESLQKAFRDRLRLETDLGAALEADGQLVVHYQPILTLPEIQPVAVGFEALVRWNHPDFGRLGPGAFIALAEDAGLVGRLGWRVLEQAAQQAAVWNRGTASPATVSVNLAPQQVVEAGLVEKVETILQEVDCEPAWIRLELTESALVGDPDWVRGNLEGLREIGCSLSIDDFGTGYSSLSHLHRFPFDTLKVDRAFVVDAPTHSRSFELVRAIMAMSESLGLAVVAEGVETDEQLELVRGAGAAYVQGFRFAPALPAPEAEAWL, via the coding sequence ATGTCCGGTTCCCAACTGCAATCCCTCCCGGCCCTGGCCCGCTTCCCGCAGATCAATCCGGAACCCGTCATGGCGGTCACCACTGACGGGGAAATTGCGTATGCCAACGAGGCCGCCGCGGTCCTGCTCCGGGGGTGGGACGCCGTCGAGGGCGGCCCCCTGCCCCCTGCTTGGCGCCAGGCCGTATCGGAAGTAATGGCGGGAGAAGAGGCGGTAGAGCTCAATGCCCCCGTTGCCGATCGTCTGTTCAGCTTCCGCCTGGTCCCGGATATGGAGACCGGCTGTCTGCACCTGTATGCCACCGATGACACCGATGCCCACGAAGCCCGCATGCGCCTTCGGCATCTGGCGTATTACGACCTGCTCACCGGCCTGCCCAACCGGACACACCTCCTTCAATATCTGGAGCGCACCTGGCCGCACGAGACGGCCACCTCCGCCTTCGCCCTCCTCTACCTGGGGGCCGACCGCTTCAAAAACATCGTTTCCGGGCTGGGGCATACCCAAGGGGACCGTGTGCTTTCCGCCGTGGCCGAGCGTCTGTCCGGACTGTTCCCCCGAGGGTTCGTGGCACGCGTGCACGGAGACGAATTTGCCGTGGTGGTTCCCGATATCGCGGATATGAACGCGGCTCGGTCGGAGGCGGCCCGTATCCAGCAGGCCTTTTCCAGCCCCGTGTGCTCCGAGCGGGCCCCCTTCCCCATTTCCTTGAGCGTCGGCATCGTCCTCGGATGGTCCGGCCGCGACGGTGCGGGGCTACTGCGGGATTCCCACAGCGCCATGGCGCGGGCCAAGAGCACCGGACCCGGCCGCGAGCGGGTATTCGATGAATCCCTGCAAAAAGCGTTTCGGGACCGCTTGCGGCTGGAGACCGATCTGGGCGCCGCGCTGGAGGCCGATGGGCAGCTGGTTGTCCATTACCAGCCCATCCTGACCCTGCCAGAGATCCAGCCGGTGGCCGTCGGCTTCGAGGCCCTTGTCCGCTGGAACCACCCCGACTTTGGCCGGCTGGGACCGGGGGCTTTCATCGCATTGGCCGAGGATGCGGGCCTGGTGGGGCGCCTGGGCTGGCGGGTGCTGGAACAGGCAGCGCAACAGGCTGCCGTCTGGAACCGGGGGACCGCCAGTCCCGCCACGGTCAGCGTCAACCTGGCGCCCCAGCAGGTAGTCGAGGCGGGTCTGGTCGAGAAAGTGGAGACCATCTTGCAGGAGGTGGACTGCGAACCGGCCTGGATCCGCCTGGAGCTCACCGAGTCCGCGCTGGTTGGGGACCCCGACTGGGTTCGGGGCAACCTGGAAGGTTTGCGGGAAATCGGCTGCAGCCTGAGCATTGACGACTTCGGAACCGGCTATTCCTCCCTGTCGCACCTCCACCGCTTTCCCTTCGATACCCTGAAGGTGGACCGGGCTTTCGTCGTCGACGCCCCCACCCATTCACGCTCCTTTGAGCTTGTACGCGCCATCATGGCCATGTCCGAAAGCCTCGGCCTGGCTGTGGTGGCGGAGGGCGTAGAGACCGATGAGCAATTGGAGCTCGTCCGTGGCGCCGGGGCCGCATACGTCCAGGGTTTCCGGTTCGCCCCCGCCCTGCCCGCACCCGAGGCCGAAGCCTGGCTGTAG
- a CDS encoding MEDS domain-containing protein, which produces MAFVGGMPNAEEHGPVLEGETPTEVTLEGLKVKSGSHLCTVYESERGRLKLALPFLEQGLSRGELCFLVAPEGSREALLERLSERVSVQQARDEGYLVEASGFPTGDEAFRFFEEAFSEAVARGRNAFRLLGDMAWMLDAGLDVEAMNAFEMRYEHFLAKQYPVVSLCQYDASRFSGVEVLRALKCHSDTFGQPVERFLAG; this is translated from the coding sequence ATGGCCTTCGTGGGGGGAATGCCAAATGCAGAGGAGCATGGCCCGGTCCTTGAGGGGGAAACTCCGACGGAGGTCACCCTGGAAGGCCTTAAAGTGAAATCCGGTAGTCACCTCTGCACCGTGTACGAAAGCGAACGTGGTCGATTGAAGCTCGCCCTGCCATTCCTGGAGCAGGGGCTGTCTCGGGGCGAGCTCTGCTTTCTGGTGGCGCCTGAAGGGTCCCGTGAAGCCTTGCTGGAGAGGCTTTCCGAACGGGTCTCCGTCCAGCAGGCAAGGGACGAAGGGTATCTGGTGGAAGCCAGCGGCTTCCCTACGGGCGACGAGGCATTCCGCTTCTTCGAGGAGGCCTTCTCCGAGGCCGTAGCCAGAGGCCGGAATGCCTTCCGGCTTCTGGGGGACATGGCCTGGATGCTCGACGCCGGGTTGGACGTGGAGGCCATGAACGCCTTTGAAATGCGCTATGAGCACTTCCTGGCCAAGCAATACCCTGTAGTCAGTCTCTGCCAATACGACGCTAGCCGGTTTTCGGGCGTAGAGGTGCTCCGCGCGCTCAAATGCCACAGCGATACGTTTGGGCAGCCGGTCGAGCGATTTTTGGCGGGATAG
- a CDS encoding low-complexity protein translates to MSVNFKKNTAYLSAAGAAFAVSLALSPSPAAADSANPFMVADLGSGYSVAAAEGKCGEGKCGSKGDGKDDGDKKGGEGKCGEGKCASG, encoded by the coding sequence ATGTCCGTCAATTTCAAGAAAAACACCGCCTACCTAAGCGCCGCTGGCGCTGCCTTCGCGGTCAGCCTGGCCCTTTCCCCCAGCCCGGCCGCAGCCGACAGCGCCAATCCCTTCATGGTCGCGGACCTCGGAAGCGGCTACTCCGTCGCCGCCGCGGAGGGAAAATGCGGCGAAGGGAAATGCGGGAGCAAGGGTGACGGCAAAGATGACGGCGACAAAAAAGGCGGGGAAGGCAAATGCGGAGAGGGCAAGTGCGCTAGCGGTTGA
- a CDS encoding peroxiredoxin-like family protein: MRKRILPLALGSLALLSGGLGAASADEQSVPDLDERIDSYQQERREEGEQLNPATRETVQRSMEQVREELPDPGLKVGAEAPGFRLPNAFGEPISLAEYLKKGPVVLTFYRGAWCPYCNLELRALKESLPAFRKHGARVLAVTPQKPGRSLEQVKEDGFPFEILSDLDSRVMRDYRLLFQVPEDLVAVYKRELGLDLADYNGDGRHVLPVPGTFVIDRQGIVRAAFAEVDYKQRMEPTAILKALRRLPAPEDQE; encoded by the coding sequence ATGCGAAAGAGGATTTTGCCCCTTGCCCTGGGTAGCCTGGCACTCCTTTCCGGAGGATTGGGGGCGGCTAGTGCCGACGAGCAGTCGGTACCGGATCTGGATGAGCGAATCGACAGCTATCAGCAGGAGCGTCGGGAGGAGGGTGAGCAGCTAAATCCCGCCACCCGCGAGACCGTACAGCGCTCCATGGAGCAGGTCCGCGAGGAGCTGCCTGATCCGGGCTTGAAGGTCGGAGCCGAGGCGCCGGGGTTCAGGCTCCCCAATGCCTTTGGCGAGCCCATAAGCCTTGCGGAGTACCTGAAGAAAGGTCCGGTCGTCCTTACCTTCTACCGGGGAGCTTGGTGTCCGTACTGCAATCTGGAGCTGCGGGCCCTGAAGGAAAGCCTGCCCGCCTTCCGCAAGCACGGCGCCCGTGTCCTCGCTGTCACTCCCCAGAAGCCTGGGCGCTCCCTTGAGCAGGTCAAGGAGGACGGCTTTCCGTTCGAGATCTTGAGTGACCTGGATAGCCGGGTAATGCGTGACTATCGCCTGCTCTTCCAGGTTCCTGAGGATCTGGTGGCGGTGTACAAGCGGGAGCTCGGGCTCGATCTGGCCGACTACAACGGCGATGGGCGCCATGTCCTGCCCGTGCCCGGCACTTTCGTGATCGACCGGCAAGGAATTGTCCGGGCCGCCTTCGCCGAGGTGGATTACAAGCAGCGCATGGAGCCGACAGCCATCCTTAAGGCCTTGCGCCGATTACCCGCCCCCGAAGACCAAGAATAG
- a CDS encoding carboxymuconolactone decarboxylase family protein produces the protein MSDYPVHTPESAPNEAGDFMRELEKGYGFIPNLAGVMATAPALVQGYFNLNQLFEKTSLSAPERQVVLLAASFTNTCDYCMSVHTALAEMAGVPEDCIAELRQGSPLPDQRLNALRRFTQAVVEDRGHMPESQLQAFYEAGFTPQNVLEVVLGVGMKTLSNYTNHIAETPLDKAFAGKEWNPPV, from the coding sequence ATGAGCGACTACCCAGTTCACACTCCCGAATCCGCCCCTAACGAGGCTGGCGACTTCATGCGCGAGCTGGAAAAGGGGTATGGATTCATTCCCAACTTGGCAGGCGTAATGGCCACTGCCCCCGCCCTCGTGCAGGGATACTTCAACCTCAATCAACTCTTCGAGAAGACCAGTCTTTCCGCCCCGGAGCGCCAGGTGGTCCTGCTGGCCGCAAGCTTCACCAACACCTGCGACTACTGCATGAGTGTTCATACTGCCCTGGCCGAGATGGCGGGGGTCCCCGAGGATTGCATCGCCGAGTTGCGCCAGGGGAGTCCCTTGCCCGATCAACGCCTGAACGCCTTGCGGCGCTTTACTCAGGCCGTGGTGGAAGACCGAGGGCACATGCCCGAGTCCCAGCTTCAGGCCTTCTACGAGGCCGGGTTTACTCCGCAGAACGTCCTGGAGGTGGTGCTGGGGGTAGGTATGAAGACCCTGTCCAACTACACCAATCATATTGCCGAGACCCCGTTGGACAAGGCCTTCGCAGGCAAGGAGTGGAATCCGCCAGTTTGA